The sequence GAGGAAAAAGAGGACATGAGCCGCTTTATCCTGGACGTGAACGACGAGTTCGGCACCACCATTGCCCTGATCGAACACGACATGGGCGTGGTCATGGACCTTAGCGATCGGGTGGTCGTGATGGATTACGGCAAGAAGATCGGAGACGGCACGCCCGACGATGTGCGCAACAACCAGGCGGTGATCGACGCCTATCTGGGGGTGGCGCATGACTGATTTTTCAACGTCGGCAACAGGTCGGTACTGCGTCGGTAAAACGTCGGTGCCGCAGGGGAATTCGAAAAACGGAGGCTTGAACCATGCCTGAACAGTTCATCTGGGGAATGGAGGTCTTCCTGAACGGCCTGATGTCGGGCGTTCTTTATGCCCTCGTCGCACTGGGCTTTGTCCTGATCTACAAGGCCTCGGGCATTTTCAACTATGCCCAGGGGGTCATGGCGTTGTTCGCGGCGCTGACACTTGTGGGGATCATGCAGGGGCAGGTGCCCTTCAGCCATTTGATCAACGCGGTGCTGGGGACCGAGATTCACCATTTCGGATGGCATGTGCCGGCGATCCTGGCGATCCTTCTGACCATGGTGGTGATGGTCCTGCTGGCCTGGGCGGTGAACACCTTCGTGTTCCGGCATCTGGTCAACCAGGAGCCGATCATCCTGTTCATGGCGACCATCGGCCTTGCCTATTTCCTTGAAGGTTTTGGCGACATCATGTGGGGCAGCGACATCAAGAAGCTGGATGTCGGTCTTCCGCAGGGGATCAACGCGACGATCGACGAAGTTACCTACAACATCTTCGACTACGGGTTCTTCATCGACAATCTTGACCTGTTCGCGACGGCGATTGCGGCGGCACTGGTGTTCACGCTGGTTGTCTTTGCCCAATACAGCAAGCAGGGCCGTGCCATGCGCGCCGTGGCCGATGATCACCAGGCGGCCCTGTCGGTGGGTATCAGCCTGAATTTCATCTGGGTGATGGTCT comes from Roseovarius bejariae and encodes:
- a CDS encoding branched-chain amino acid ABC transporter permease; protein product: MPEQFIWGMEVFLNGLMSGVLYALVALGFVLIYKASGIFNYAQGVMALFAALTLVGIMQGQVPFSHLINAVLGTEIHHFGWHVPAILAILLTMVVMVLLAWAVNTFVFRHLVNQEPIILFMATIGLAYFLEGFGDIMWGSDIKKLDVGLPQGINATIDEVTYNIFDYGFFIDNLDLFATAIAAALVFTLVVFAQYSKQGRAMRAVADDHQAALSVGISLNFIWVMVWSLAGFVALVAGIMWGTKSGVQFSLSLIALKALPVLMLGGFTSIPGAIVGGLIIGVGEKLFEFSFGAMMGGATENWFAYVLALIFLVFRPQGLFGEKIIERV